In Streptococcus mitis, the DNA window GGAATATCATTCTTGAAAGTAACTTAGCCTTAGAAAAAATACGAGAACAGGTTCATACTCTAATAAAGGAAAAAATTGGAGCTGATCTCAAAATAATCATTAAGAATAAGGATGATTTTGAAAAAATTGTCCAAGAAAACCCGTTTGGAGAACACTATCTTTATGACCGTATACACGTGATTTTTTATCAAGAATCTATTCAAAGTCTCCCTTTAGAAAAATTGAAAATTGATTACGGCGAAGAAGAAATTTGTGTCGGTAACCATTGTCTCTACCTCTATCTCCCTAGAACTGCAAAACAAAAAAAGCTCAATACTAACTATCTTGAAAAACTTTTCAATGTAGATTTGACCATGCGAAAACTAAATGTGGTAGAAAAATTATTAAGCAAATAGTGCTTGAATTTAGTAAAAATCGGAAGAATGCTCCTCCGATTTTATTTTGTTTGAGTTTGGACATAGTGGGCAATGACATCTGATGTGTATTGGGCAGTGCCAGTTCCAAATTTGTCAATGTTTTCCTTAAACTCTGGGTTATAAACATATCCCTTACCGATATGGCCGAATACTTCAATCGTACAATCAAATCCATAAGTACGAATAGCTTGCAAGAGTTTGGCTGCTTCTTCTTGATTTTCGGTTGCTGTTACAGGTAGACCAGATTGAAGATTTTGTGCCAATGCTTGAAAGACTTGATTGAAGGTAGCCGTAGCCTCATCTTCGTGACCTTTTTGGCGCTCCAGCGCTTGGTCCATGACTTCTTGTCCATATTTCTCTACCGCCTCTTGGTGGTATTTTTGATGGTCTTGATAGTTAAATCCAGCGAATTTCTCTTGAATGCTCATTTTTCTTTCTCCTTTTTGTTCTTGAATGGTTTTTTGCAAGGTGGAAATCAAGGTATCCAGATGTTGCCTTTCTCGAGTCAAATAGTCCAACTGCCTGGTCAAATGAGGCAATAAATCTGTCCTTTCTTCCTTTAATAGCTCTGCTATTTTTTCTAAAGAAAAACCTAGATATTTGTAATAAAGAATGACCTGAAGTCGTTCCAAATCCTCCTGACTGTAGGTTCGATAACCGTTTTCCGATTTTAAAGGAACCAAAAGCCCTATCTTATCGTAGTGGTGTAGGGTCTTGACAGAGACGCCCGAAAGCTGCGCAGCTTCTTTTATATGGTACATGATTTCCTCCTTATACTCAATGAAAATCGAAGAGCAAACTAGGAAGCTAGCCGCAGGCTGTACTTGAGTACGGCAAGGCGACGCTGACGTGGTTTGAATTTGATTTTCGAAGAGTATTACATTGATAGTATAACCCCTACCCTTAGGTCAGAGTCAAGCGTTTTTGCGAAATTTTTTACTTTATCATAACATGAAAATGGTTTTCTTGACAGACCTTAGAAAACATGATAGGATAGTCAAGTCTATTAATCAAAAGAAACGCTCATTTTGAGTACTTATGAGGCTAGTTGCCAAGGGCAGTAGCTTTTTCTTTTGTAACACTAATTTTAGGAGTTTAACTATGTCTGAAAAATCGCAATGGGGTTCTAAACTGGGCTTTATCCTCGCATCTGCTGGTTCAGCCATCGGACTTGGTGCCGTTTGGAAATTCCCCTACATGACTGCTGCTAACGGTGGAGGAGGATTTTTACTGGTCTTTCTCGTTTCCACTATTTTAATCGGTTTCCCTCTCTTGCTTGCTGAATTTGCCCTCGGCCGAAGCGCTGGTGTTTCAGCTATCAAAACCTTTGGAAAACTAGGCAAGAATAGTAAGTACAACTTTATCGGTTGGATTGGTGCCTTTGCCCTCTTTATCCTCTTATCTTTCTACAGTGTTATTGGAGGATGGATTCTAGTCTATCTAGGCATTGAGTTTGGGAAATTGTTCCAGCTTGGTGGAACGGGGGATTATGCTCAATTATTTACTTCCATCATTTCAAATCCAGCCATTGCCCTCGGAGCTCAAGCAGCCTTTATCTTATTGAATATCTTTATTGTATCACGTGGGGTTCAAAAAGGTATTGAAAGAGCTTCTAAGGTCATGATGCCCCTGCTCTTTATTATCTTTGTTGTCATCATTGGGCGCTCTCTCAGTTTGCCAAATGCCATGGAAGGGGTTCTTTACTTCCTCAAACCAGACTTTTCAAAACTGACCAGTGCTGGTCTCCTCTATGCTCTGGGACAATCTTTCTTTGCCCTCTCACTAGGGGTTACAGCCATGCTGACCTATGCTTCTTACTTGGATAAGAAAACCAATCTGGTCCAATCAGGAATCTCCATCGTAGCCATGAATATCTCGGTATCCATCATGGCAGGTCTCGCCATTTTCCCAGCTATGTCAGCATTCAATATCCAGTCTGAAGGGGGACCGAGCTTGCTCTTTATCGTCTTGCCTCAACTCTTTGACAAGATGCCTTTTGGAACCATTTTCTACATTCTCTTCCTCTTGCTCTTCCTCTTTGCGACAGTCACTTCTTCCGTCGTTATGCTGGAAATCAATGTGGGTAATATCACTAATCAGGACAACAGTAAGCGTGCTAAATGGAGTGCTATTTTAGGAATCTTGACCTTTATCTTTGGAATTCCTTCAGCCCTGTCTTATGGTATCATGGTGGATGTTCACATTTTTGGGAAGACCTTCTTTGATGCTATGGATTTCTTGGTTTCTAATCTTCTTATGCCATTTGGAGCTCTCTGCCTTTCACTCTTTACAGGCTACATCTTTAAAAAAGTTCTTGCCATGGAGGAACTGCATCTTGATGAAAGAGCATGGAAACAGGGACTTTTCCAAGTCTGGCTCTTCCTTCTTCGTTTCATCATTCCAATCATCATCATCGTGGTCTTTATCGCCCAATTTATATAATCAAAAAGGACTTGAGTAATGAACTCAGGCCCTTTCTTTTTTATGGATGGCTAACAATTAATTCCAAACCTTGCCCTTCCAGAGTCCAAGCTTCAACATCACTTGGTAGGATAAAGTGGCTACCTTTTTGGATTGGATAGTTCTTTCCATCAACAGTTAGCTGACCTTGGCCAGCTAAGACACTAAACAAACTGTAATCAGCTGTCTTTTCAAAATCAACTTTTCCAGTGATTTCCCACTTGTAAACTGCAAAGAAATCATTGGATACAAGAAGAGTGGAACGCAAATCATCTGCTTTAACAGTTACAGGTCGGCTATTTGCAGGCTCGCCAATGTTCAATACATCAATGGATTTTTCAAGGTGAAGTTCACGCAAGTTACCATTATCATCCTTACGGTCAAAGTCATAGACGCGATAGGTGGTGTCACTAGATTGTTGGGTTTCAAGAATCAAGATACCTGCACCGATGGCGTGCATGGTGCCACTTGGTACATAGAAGAAATCACCAGCCTTGACAGGGACTTTTGTTAATAAACCATCCCAGTCTTTCGCTTCGATTTGCTGGCGAAGTTCTTCTTTTGACTTGGCATTGTGACCGTAAATAATCTCTGAACCTTCATCCGCAGCGATGATATACCAGCATTCTGTTTTTCCAAGTTCACCTTCATGCTCGAGTCCATAAGCATCATCTGGGTGAACTTGGACGCTGAGCCAGTCGTTGGCATCAAGGATTTTAGTCAAAAGCGGAAATACAGGTTCTGGACGGTTGCCAAACAATTCACGGTGTTCTGCATACAAAGTAGCTAGATCTGTTCCCTCGTAGCGACCATTGGCAACCTTAGAGACACCATTTGGATGAGCTGAGATGGCCCAGTATTCCCCGATTTTTTCACTAGGGATGTCGTAGCCAAACTCATCACGTAGCTTGGTACCACCCCAGATTTTTTCTTGCATAACTGATTGTAAAAATAATGGTTCTGACATCTTGATCTCCTGTCTGATTTTTCTCCCCTCATTATAGCAAAAAAAGAGTTCCATTAGAACTCTTTTTCATATCTTATAAAGTAGGGAGAAGATTTTATAAAAATAGTGAACAAATGTGCTCTACTCAATGCTTGCACCATTGCTGGCAATGACATCCTTGTACCAGTAGAAGGATTTCTTCTTGCTACGTTTGAGACTTCCATGACCAGCATTATCTCGATCTACATAGATAAAGCCATAGCGCTTATTCATTTCGCCTGTTCCAGCTGAAACCAGATCGATACATCCCCAAGTCGTATAACCAAGCAAGTCAACTCCATCTTGGTAAATGGCATCTCTCATAGCCTTGATATGATCCTCTAAGTAAGCAATCCGATAATCATCTGCTACATAACCATTCTCATCCGGTGTATCCATAGCACCGAGTCCATTTTCTACAATGAACATAGGTTTTTGATAACGATCCCAGATGGCATTGAGGGTGATGCGAAGACCAAGTGGGTCAATCTGCCATCCCCATTCTGAGGATTCAAGATAAGGATTTTTGAGAGAGGCAAAAACATTTCCAGCAGTTAATTCTTTAACTTCTGGATCACCTGAGGCTACTCGACTTGCATAGTAAGAGAAGGAAACAAAGTCAACAGTATTGTTCTTCAACAAGTCCAGATCCTCTGCCGTCATTTGAATCTCAATCCCCTCACGCTCCCACTGCTTCTTGGCGTAGTTTGGGTATTCCCCACGCGCTTGAATATCAATGAAGAAGTAACTCTTGCGATCTTCATCCATGGCTGCCCAGTAGTCTCTCGGATGGGCTGTGTTAGGATAATATTGACCTGCCGCCAACATACATCCCACCTTGTTTTCTGGGTCAATTTCATGGGCAAGCTTAGTCGCCATGGCTGAAGCTACTAGCTCATGGTGGGCAGCCTGATATTTAACCTGTTCTTGATTTTCTCCTTCTTCAAAACAGAGACCAGCTCCCATAAAGGGGGCATGAAGAATCATGTTGATTTCATTAAAGGTAAGCCAGTATTTGACCAAACCCTTATAGCGGGTAAAGAGCGTGCGACAAAGTTTTTCATAGAAGTCTAACATACGTCGATTGCGCCATCCACCGTACTCTTCAATCAAGTGCATAGGACAGTCGAAATGAGTAATGGTTACCAGAGGTTGGATTCCATACTTATGACATTCCTTAAACAAATCCTCATAAAAGGCTAGACCAGCTTCATTTGGCTCGGTTTCATCTCCCTTAGAAAAATCCGAGTCCAAGCAATGGAAAGCCGATAAGTCTTAAAGCCCATCTCTGCAAAAAGAGCAATATCTTCCTTGTAATGATGGTACATATCAATGGCTTCTTTTGCTGGGTAAAAATAGCCCTCCTCAAACGAAAACATCTTTTTCTGACCTGTGATAATGGCTTCACGGTCAGGACCGATTGGGACGACATCAACGTTCGCTAATCCACGACCATCTAAATTATAAGCACCTTCACATTGATTAGCAGCCGTAGCACCACCCCAGAGGAAACCATCAGGAAATTGTAGTATTTCTGTCATCACTTTATCTCACTTGACTTGATAGTCCTATTATACTAAAAAGAGGACAAAAAGTTTGGAACTATCTGGGTAATGATGGGCCTGAGCTGGCTTTTATATTTAATACAAAAACAAGCAAGAATTTGGGAATTTTGTTATAAAAATGTAAACTATCACAGCCTTGTGATAAGAAAAAGACCGGATTGCTCCGATCTGTTTAATCCATAAAATGTAAAAATGAATAGCTCTTGTCAATTAATGGATGGACTGATTGATTGTCATTAAGCCGTGGTTAATGATTGCTGCAATATCTTCAAGACCATGCAAAATAAAACTTCCTACAATCAAACCTATAATAATTGAACAGATAATCATGGTCACACAGATTAGATAAATATCCTTTTTTTTTCATCTCTTTCCTCCTACTATCTATTCATGGAGATATTTCAATCCCAAGTTCCAATGAGATAAGAAAACCTACTTACTACAGCTATTTACAAAATATTCCTCCTTTCCACATCAGTCTTATTTTCTACTATTATATTTTTATTATAAGGTTTTAAGAAAACGCTGTCAATAATTCATATGCAATTTCTTTATTATTAAACAAAGTATAAATTTCTAATTATCTTTTTATATTTTCTTAAATGCTCGTAAAGCCTTATTCTATGTGCTTTCGAGTATTTTTACTGTAGGAAGATACTTCACGTTTCTTTGCATATTTCCTCATGTCTTAGCTGTCAGAAGTGGTAAATAAGTAGTAAATTCATTTGTACTACTAAGCAACAAGACGCTCCTGTTGCTTCTCTTTATTCAAGCGTTTCATTTCTGCCATTGCAGAATCGAATGTTGCATGTGCGTAATAGTTCAGCGTCATGGCTATATTAGCATGTCCCATAATGTACTGTAATGCCTTTGGATTCATTCCTGCATTTGCATAGTTGGTACAGAATGTATGTCGCAAACTATGTGGAGTGATGTGTGGCAATTTATCCTCGTTATACTTATTGTATTTCTTAACAAGACCTTTCATCATGCCGTTGTAATCACTTGCCACTTTTGGATAGTTCTTTCTATTAAGAAAGAGGAAATCACTATATCCATCAATCTCAACACGCTTATCATTCTTTCGATTCGCTAACACTCGCTTAAATGCTTGATAGGCTTCTTCAACCATAGGAACTTGACGTTCGCCACTTTTGGTCTTTGGTGTTTCAATGTAGTACCCAATTTCAGTATCTCTCAATAGCTGATGGTCTATATTGACAAGACGATTCTCAAAATCTAAATCTGGAAGTGTCAAACCACCAAACTCTGAAATACGAAGACCTGTTTTTAAGAGTATCAGAATTTCATCATAATTTTTGCTGTAGGTTTTATCAGCTTTTGCAAAGGCTAACAGTTTTTCTTCCTGTTCTTCTGTTAGTACGGTCTTAGGGACAGTATCATCATCAAGAACTGCTTTCAGTTGAAAGTCAAATGGATTCTTCCGAACACAATCATCTTGTATAGCAATATAGAATGAAGCCTTTAAAGAACGTTTGTAGTTATTGATGGTTTGATAAGCATAACCATTTTCACTCATTCTAATAGCCCATTCTTTAGCGTCTGATGGCTTAATACTGTCAATACTTCTTACACCTAACTTGTCTTTCTTCAAAATATCCATAAGATATTTGCGTCCAGTTTCAGTGTTTTTTCTAACCTTTGGTCTTTGAGCGTTCTGTTTTGCGTAAAGCTGGCAGAGTGTCATTTTCTTTCCTACAACATCAATACCATCATGAATGTCTTTCTGTAACTCTGCGATTTTCTCTCTAAGTGAGATACAATCACGCTTTCCTGCTGGTACTCGGTCTGTAGCCACAAGTTTCCACGAGTAAACAAATTGCGGTTCTCCAAATGAATCTATATATTTGTATAAGTATCTTCCGTCTTTTCGTTGGCTCTCTCCAGTCTTTAAGATTCGACCTTTATTGTCACGTCTTTTTTCTGACATGGCATTTGCTCCTTTCCTTTATGGAAAGAGCCTTGATACGACTTAATACTATTTTATCATATACAAGACCCTTTGGCGACGCTAGATTGCGTCCAATGTATCTATAATTTTTTCAAATTGTTTTCGTTTAATCTGAATACGATTGCCATTCATAATCAGCCAATTTGCATTTTTATTTTCCTCTGCCAAGCGTCGTAGCTTGTTTTCGCCAATACGAAAATATTTTGACGCTTCTTCAATGGTTAGGGTATAACGTTCCCAAATAGGAATGTCAGTCTGCTTCATAAAATCCTCCTTTCCAAATCACTTATTTGGATTTCATAAAAGTTGTTTTACCAGCAATCGAACAGCTTTAGCAAAGCTCACGGGCATTTCACCCCTGCATGATTTTCATGTAGCCGTACCCATTGTCTGCGACGCTACTAACGCTCGGACTGTGGCTATACGGGAGTATCATTATCACGATAAGAAAGTCATGGCAACAATCCTGCTAAAGATTGTTTACGAAGTTTTAACATGAATCGCTCGCTATCTTCATAGATCATGGCGTGTTAGTTCGTTGGCTCTTTTCTTATCGAAACGTATTCGATTGGCTTTATTCAATTGTCAAAGAACGTTTGGCTTGTTAGCCTATCAAAACATACTGAACATACAGTAGGCTTTGATGGAATAACAAACCTCCCAAATCGGGAAGCGTGGAACGGTTCAACACGCTTCCACGAAAAAATGAGATTATTTAATTTCGAACGCTAAAATCTTGGTGATGAGTTTTGTTTCCATTCTGCCACGTAGGGTTTCATCAATAACCATATGAGAATTGCCATATTCGTCTGTCATGCGACGCAAAGAACGTTTTGAGGTATACCCTCGATAATGTTTAACAATCTGATTAATTGCTTCCACGTCGCCATCTGTCGCCTTTACAATGAGGGGGAAGGGAACCCTTGGATAGGCTGTTTTCATTCTTTACACTCCTTCATGAATTCTTTAATCATGGCTAGTCCACTTATTCGATGACGATAAACTGTTGAACGATTTACATTTAGTAATTCTGCAATTTCCACATCACTCATATCCATAAAATAATGAAGTAAAATGATGTTCCGCTTGTTCTCTGGAAGGTGGCGTAAGGCTTCGCTTAACAAATCACTTTCAACATTGATTCTTAATCCATACAATGTGAATAGTTGAAAATCAGTGACATACGTATCAACCGTAGAAAAAGAGGTGACAAGGTAGTTATCTATTTCAGAAAATGAAACTTCTTTTTTGGACAGTCTGCTTAGATGTTTGAAATAATCTTTCCGTTCATCTTCAATGGCTTGTTTGCAGATATAGTCAAACTGATTTTCTATGGTTTCTTGAAAAGAAGATGGTTTCATGTTTTTCACCCCCTTTCTGTCGTGAAAGGGAGTGGCATGTACTTCTTTATCTCCCTTCATACTAAGTCCCGACACGAAAGGGGGATTTGTTGCATAAGTGAAGAAAAATCTTAAAAGATATTCACGAAGTAGCCAAAAAAACACATAAACAGATTGTTTTCTCTGTTCATGCGCTTCAATTGTTCTGTCTATACGATTTGTAAAACCACATTGATGGTCATATTTATCTAGTGTAGGTGGGTAAGTTTTTTTGATAAGAACCTAATTAAGAGAATTAGATAGTGACGTATCTTTTTCATGGCGACTGTGACCTCCATTCAGTCGCCAATTTTATCTACTTTTTAGCAGCATAACTAAATTTTATATAGTTGTATGGGTAAATAAAATCAGCGACCTTTCTATTTGAGATTGGATTTATCACATTCATAAGCATAATAGCGCTCTTAAAAGAACTCACAAACTACATAACACGTTTTTCTATACCTGTTTCCACTTGGATAGGAACAGTAAAATGTATAGAGGTGGTTTATTATGCGTAAAAAAGAAGATAAATACGATTTTAGAGCCGTTGGTCTAGCGATTAAAGAGGCTCGAATAAAACGTGGTCTCACCCGTGAACAAGTAGGAACAATCATTGAAATTGACCCACGTTATTTAACAAATATAGAAAATAAAGGGCAACACCCAAGTACACAGGTGCTTTATGATCTTGTATCATTACTCCATGTGTCTATTGATGAATTTTTCTTACCTACAGATAATTTGATAAAAAGCACTCGAAGGCTACAGATAGAAAAATACATGGATAGCTTTACAGACAAAGAACTATCCTTAATGGAAGCACTAGCAAAAGGTATCAATGAAGCAAGAAATATTGAAGGCTAGTCAGTAAAATTCAGATAAACAAAAAGAGCCGATAAGATGAGAGTTTCATTTCTCAAATTATCGGCTCTGCGTCTTGGCGTCTGGCTCTTTGATTGTTATTATATTCATTTTTTGAACATTAATTAAAGTTTCGTTCTTACATTTGGGGCAGTATAAAGGGAAATTTTTAAGTATAGTATCCACTCGTATTCGTAGTCTTGTTTTATTTCCACAAATAGGACACAATATCCACTTGTAGTTTATAATAACAATCTCCTCCTTTCCACTTTAATTCAAATCTATATTAAAGAATATTTCATCTTATTTAATAAGAAACCATATTTATATAACAACATAAAACGACTAAGTTATTTTATTGAACATATATCTTACTTTATCTATCCGACTATTTAGACGACGGGGCTGGCAAACAGGTTCACCGGTAGTAACATGGTACCCTTTTAACTCTGTTAAACAAACACTACGTCCATTTGTAAAGAAAGTTAAATCACTACGATATTCTTGAATACACCGAGCAGGGATTTCTCCACTAAGAATGACCTCATTATTTTTCAATTGAGTGTCTACGATGTTCGCACAATATTTAGGAGCATCGTTGTATGCTCGTGAAAGATATTCCTGTGGCGCATAAATTTTAAAACTAAGATATGGCTCTAACAATTCTGTTCCAGCTTTTTTTAAGACTTGTTCCAATACAATAGGAGCAAGCATCCGAAAATCTGCTGGGGTACTAACAGGGCTATAGTATAAGCCATACTTAAAACAGATTTTACAGTCCGTCACATTCCAACCATACAATCCTTGTTCACAGCCATAGCGTATCCCCTCCATAACTGCATTTTGAAACGATTGATTTAAGTATCCAAGAGAAACCGAGCTCTCATACTGTACTCCGCTCCCTAATGGAAGCGGTGCTACAGATAGACCAATGGAAGCCCAGAAAGGATTCGGTGGAACTTCGATGTGAATGGTATACTCTGCTTTTTTTAACGGTCTTTCCATATAAATGACTGTAGGCTCTTTTATTTCTATCTCCACATGATACTTTTCTTGCAGCAGAGCACAAGTCACTTCCATTTGTACTTTCCCTAAGAAAGAAAGTATGATTTCATGTGTCGCAGAATCCACATAATATCGCAGAAGCGGGTCACTGTCGGAGATTTCTAAAAGTGCATCAAGTAACATTTCCCTTTGTTGAGGTTTGCTCGGTTCAACAGTCGTTTGCAGCAGAGGGAGGGGATTTTCAATTCTCTCTCTCTGTGGCAATAGCTTTGTATCTCCAAGAACACTATTTAACTTCAAAAACTCATTCTGCAAAATAACAATTTCCCCGGAATAAGCCTTATCGATTTTACATAATTCACCATTTATTGAAGTATACATTTCTGTAATTTTTATTTTTTCCTTTTCCGATATTCTAACCGAATCTCGCAAATGCAGTACGCCACTATAAAGACGTATATATGCAAGACGCTGTCTTTTTTCCGAATACTCAATTTTGAAAACTTTTCCGCAAAGTTCAGACTGACCTCGATGTGTTGATGAATAAAATTTATTCGTAATCACTTCTATAAGGTTATCAATCCCTATATTGTTTTTTGCACTTCCGTGATAAACAGGGAACAGGGAACAATTATGAAATCTTATGCTTTCCTCTTGTTTGAGTTCCAATGCTTCTAATGATTTACCGGACATATATTTCTCTAAAAGGTCATCGTTTCCCTCTATTACCGTATCCCATTGTTCAGATTCGGTAAAGTTCGTCACACACATATTAGGATACAGTTCTACCTTCTGTTTGATTACAATTTCGGCAGAAAGTTTCTCTTTAATATCCTGATAAACCGTTGATAAATCAATTCCATTTTGGTCAATCTTATTGATAAAAAAGATTGTGGGAATCCCCATTTTCCTAAGTGCATGAAATAATATACGAGTTTGTGCTTGTACGCCATCTTTTGCAGAAATCAGTAGAATTGCCCCATCTAAAACTGATAATGAACGATATACTTCTGCTAAGAAATCCATATGTCCTGGCGTGTCTATGATGTTCACCTTCGTATTTTCCCACTGAAAAGAGGTTATCGCCGTCTGAATTGTAATTCCTCTCTGACGTTCTAAAAGCGTATTATCCGTTTTCGTTGTACCTCTGTCCACGCTTCCTAATTCTGTAATCGCTCCACTGTTATATAATAAGCTTTCTGTTAAGGTAGTTTTTCCCGCATCAACATGAGCTAAAACTCCAATATTAATAATTTTCATGTGATTTTCCTCCATTCAAAAGCCCAAAAGGGCATCCAATTATTTGTTCCCACTATCAAATTGACAGTTTATTTAAGAATACCTTGCCGCATATTTATTAACTCCTTTTAAATAGATACTTAAATTATAGCACGTAAGAGCATATTTGTAAAGGAATCTCCAATTTTTTATCAAAGAGAGTACGTGATTACAAAATAGCTGTAATAATGTACCAATATTTGTTATTTTACAATCTTCCAATTACTCCCGTTCTTTTCAAGTACCAAATCAAATTGAGATACCTGCGTTGCTTTGGTCTGCTGGTCGATATACTCCACTGTCAGCGATACCGTGACTTGATTATCCTTACGATTGTGAATAGGATTTACCAGTTCTTGAAAGATGTACTCTTTTCCGATTGGTTTTAATATCCCGTCATTCACATAGTAGGAAAGTTCACTGGCTGTCGCTGTAGGATAGAGCTTGAAGAACGTCGTTAAAAACTCATTGATTTCATTGGTTGTAATGGAATCAACCGTCCCCTCACTTTCAATGGCTTTTGGTTTATAACTTGATTTCTTAGGTATGTTGGTAATGGTCGGATTCTTAACCAGTACCATATTTCCAGAACCATCTACATAGACACTCACTATATAAGCAGAGTGGACGGTCTTTGTATTTTCTCCCTCTGTAATGAGCTGGTCTACACTGTAGGTTACATTAAACTCATTGTCGCCAGTTGGCTCTACCGTCCATATCTGAAATCCTCTTACAGAAGACGATACAGGAATATCTTTGCGTACTGTATCAACATTGAGAGCTTGAAGTTCATCTGTCAGATAGCCTTTTAGACTTTCCATTCGATTATCAATGGACTTATCGGATTGCTCCCATGAATAGTAGACTTTCGCAAAGTTCTCTACAAAATTTTCTACATGATGAGTATCAACGTATTCCTTTTCTATGATAGTTGTTTCGTGAATAGTATGAGTATCTATAGCTGTAAAGTGCTTGAATATCGCAAAGCCGAAATGTTTTTCGCCAGCTTCAGCAGGAAACACCACCACAATATCATCTGCTCTTTGAACATCAGAATAGAGATTATAGCTTCTTGATAAGACAGTTAGCCGTCCGTTGATTCTTCGCTGAACGACTTTATCCTCGCCAGCAAATTCTAAATTGCCGAATGTTTTTTCCATGTTGGGAATCACAAATTTAAGTTCCATATTTTTACCTATCCTTTCTTTTTTATTGGCTGAATGAATGTTTGATGGTCTTAAAGAGTGGGGAACGACCTTTTGATTCTTGATTTTTTGTTTTCATAAGTTCACTTCCTTTCAAAAT includes these proteins:
- the tet(M) gene encoding tetracycline resistance ribosomal protection protein Tet(M); this encodes MKIINIGVLAHVDAGKTTLTESLLYNSGAITELGSVDRGTTKTDNTLLERQRGITIQTAITSFQWENTKVNIIDTPGHMDFLAEVYRSLSVLDGAILLISAKDGVQAQTRILFHALRKMGIPTIFFINKIDQNGIDLSTVYQDIKEKLSAEIVIKQKVELYPNMCVTNFTESEQWDTVIEGNDDLLEKYMSGKSLEALELKQEESIRFHNCSLFPVYHGSAKNNIGIDNLIEVITNKFYSSTHRGQSELCGKVFKIEYSEKRQRLAYIRLYSGVLHLRDSVRISEKEKIKITEMYTSINGELCKIDKAYSGEIVILQNEFLKLNSVLGDTKLLPQRERIENPLPLLQTTVEPSKPQQREMLLDALLEISDSDPLLRYYVDSATHEIILSFLGKVQMEVTCALLQEKYHVEIEIKEPTVIYMERPLKKAEYTIHIEVPPNPFWASIGLSVAPLPLGSGVQYESSVSLGYLNQSFQNAVMEGIRYGCEQGLYGWNVTDCKICFKYGLYYSPVSTPADFRMLAPIVLEQVLKKAGTELLEPYLSFKIYAPQEYLSRAYNDAPKYCANIVDTQLKNNEVILSGEIPARCIQEYRSDLTFFTNGRSVCLTELKGYHVTTGEPVCQPRRLNSRIDKVRYMFNKIT